One stretch of Lachnospiraceae bacterium oral taxon 096 DNA includes these proteins:
- the ilvC gene encoding ketol-acid reductoisomerase: MSKIYYQEDCNLSMLEGKTIAIIGYGSQGHAHALNLKESGCNVIVGLYEGSKSWAKAEAQGLEVFTAAEAAKKADIIMILINDELQADMYKKDIEPNLVAGNMLMFAHGFNVHFGCIKAPKDVDITMIAPKAPGHTVRSEYLAGKGTPCLVAVEQDATGKALELALAYGAAIGGARAGLLETTFRTETETDLFGEQAVLCGGVCALMQAGFETLCEAGYDPRNAYFECIHEMKLIVDLIYQSGFEGMRYSISNTAEYGDYITGPKIVTEDTKKAMKKILSDIQDGTFAKEFLLDMSPAGRQVHFKAMRKLASEHPSEQVGAEIRKLYSWNSEDDKLINN; this comes from the coding sequence ATGTCTAAGATTTACTATCAGGAAGATTGTAACTTATCAATGCTTGAGGGAAAGACAATTGCGATTATTGGTTATGGTAGCCAAGGTCATGCACATGCATTAAACTTAAAGGAAAGTGGATGTAATGTTATTGTTGGTCTCTATGAGGGCAGCAAGTCATGGGCAAAGGCTGAGGCACAGGGCCTTGAAGTGTTTACAGCAGCAGAGGCTGCAAAGAAGGCTGATATCATTATGATTTTGATCAATGATGAGCTTCAGGCTGATATGTACAAGAAGGATATTGAGCCAAATCTTGTTGCAGGAAATATGTTGATGTTTGCACACGGCTTTAATGTACACTTTGGTTGTATCAAGGCACCAAAGGATGTTGATATCACAATGATTGCCCCTAAGGCACCAGGTCACACAGTTCGTTCAGAGTATCTTGCAGGTAAGGGAACACCTTGTCTTGTTGCTGTAGAGCAGGATGCAACAGGCAAGGCACTTGAGCTTGCACTTGCTTATGGTGCAGCTATTGGTGGTGCAAGAGCAGGACTTTTGGAGACCACATTCCGCACAGAGACAGAGACAGATTTGTTTGGTGAGCAGGCTGTTCTTTGTGGTGGTGTTTGTGCACTTATGCAGGCTGGATTTGAGACTCTTTGCGAGGCTGGTTATGATCCAAGAAATGCTTACTTTGAGTGTATTCATGAGATGAAGTTGATTGTCGATTTGATCTATCAGTCAGGATTTGAGGGAATGAGATATTCTATCTCTAATACAGCTGAGTATGGCGATTATATCACAGGACCAAAGATCGTTACAGAGGATACAAAGAAGGCAATGAAGAAGATCCTTTCTGATATTCAAGATGGTACATTTGCTAAGGAGTTCTTGCTTGATATGTCACCAGCAGGTCGTCAGGTACACTTTAAGGCAATGAGAAAGCTTGCTTCTGAGCATCCATCAGAGCAGGTTGGTGCTGAGATCCGTAAGCTTTATAGCTGGAACAGCGAAGATGATAAGTTAATCAACAACTAG
- the ilvN gene encoding acetolactate synthase small subunit — protein MRIVLSLIVDNTAGVLSRVAGLFSRRGYNIDSLTVGESKDPRYSRMTVVSMGDEVTLQQITSQLGKLEDVRDIKVLSEGQSVYRELMMVKVKADAAQRQAISAVASMFRANIVDVARESLTIMMTGDRDKLEAIVHLLEDYEILELARTGLTGLSRGSEDIRSIS, from the coding sequence ATGAGAATTGTATTGTCCTTAATTGTTGATAATACAGCAGGTGTGTTGAGCCGAGTAGCTGGACTCTTTTCCAGAAGAGGTTACAATATCGATTCATTGACGGTTGGTGAAAGCAAAGATCCAAGATATTCGAGAATGACTGTAGTTTCCATGGGCGATGAAGTGACTTTGCAGCAAATTACCAGTCAGCTGGGAAAACTTGAGGATGTGCGAGATATTAAGGTACTCTCCGAAGGACAGAGCGTTTATCGCGAGTTGATGATGGTGAAGGTGAAGGCGGATGCAGCACAGCGTCAAGCGATAAGTGCAGTGGCATCGATGTTTAGAGCCAATATTGTCGATGTGGCGAGGGAATCACTGACCATTATGATGACAGGAGATAGAGATAAGTTAGAGGCGATTGTTCATTTGCTGGAGGACTATGAAATCCTTGAGTTGGCAAGAACAGGTCTCACTGGACTTTCAAGAGGCTCAGAGGATATTCGAAGTATATCCTAA
- a CDS encoding GNAT family N-acetyltransferase: MEIYAQARKFMIEQNNPHQWADSGYPSIDLIDEDIEKERSYVCVEKDKVLAVFVYSEGVDPDYREITHGQWPDDETDYGVVHRLAVLKGTNGIGAYCLDWAYNLSGNLRIDTHRDNVPMQNLLKKLGFTQCGIIHISDGSERLAYYKKKIIRF; this comes from the coding sequence ATGGAAATTTATGCACAGGCAAGAAAGTTCATGATAGAGCAGAATAATCCACATCAATGGGCAGATAGTGGATACCCTTCAATTGATTTGATAGATGAAGATATTGAAAAAGAAAGAAGTTATGTCTGTGTAGAAAAGGATAAAGTATTGGCGGTATTTGTCTACAGTGAGGGGGTTGACCCAGATTACAGAGAGATTACCCATGGGCAGTGGCCAGATGATGAGACAGATTATGGAGTGGTACATCGTTTGGCTGTTCTTAAGGGAACCAATGGCATTGGAGCTTATTGCCTGGATTGGGCCTATAATTTGAGTGGAAACCTTCGTATTGATACACATAGAGACAATGTACCAATGCAAAATTTATTAAAAAAGCTTGGATTTACACAATGTGGGATTATCCACATATCTGATGGCAGTGAGCGACTTGCCTATTACAAAAAGAAAATAATTCGATTTTAG